The Chroococcidiopsis sp. TS-821 genome includes a region encoding these proteins:
- a CDS encoding medium chain dehydrogenase/reductase family protein encodes MSYKKILITRHGGSEVLQLSEAELPEPKDDEVRVRILATTVAFTDILIREGLYPGVPQTPFSPGYAIAGVVDKLGLGVSTLELGQRIVALTIVGGYSEFLCLPATELVLIPDAVDAVEAVCLVLQYVSAYQLLHRIAKVKPKERILIHGAAGGVGTALLELGKLANLEMYGTASKPKHELVASLGGVPIDYKQEDFVKQIYNLTGDGVDVVFDAIGGSHLFSSYKALRNKGRLINYGFSSALTTKHNRKVKLAASFLLLSLLQLLPDSHPVVFYSIADSKKRHSDWFREDLTTLLDLLARKQIQPIIAERLPLEKAADAHKLLETSAVSGQLVLMCSN; translated from the coding sequence ATGAGTTACAAAAAAATTTTGATTACCCGTCATGGTGGTTCAGAAGTTTTACAACTAAGTGAAGCTGAATTACCAGAACCTAAAGATGATGAAGTTCGGGTGCGAATTCTAGCGACGACAGTTGCTTTTACTGATATTCTTATTCGCGAGGGGTTGTATCCAGGTGTACCGCAAACACCGTTTTCGCCTGGTTATGCGATCGCTGGTGTTGTAGACAAGCTAGGCTTGGGAGTATCTACTCTTGAACTAGGACAGCGAATTGTTGCGCTCACAATTGTCGGTGGTTACAGTGAGTTTTTGTGTTTGCCCGCAACAGAATTAGTACTTATACCAGACGCAGTTGATGCTGTTGAAGCGGTTTGCTTGGTACTGCAATATGTGAGTGCTTATCAACTATTACATCGCATTGCTAAAGTTAAGCCCAAAGAACGCATTCTCATTCACGGTGCAGCAGGAGGAGTCGGTACAGCACTATTAGAATTAGGTAAGCTGGCAAATTTGGAGATGTATGGAACAGCTTCAAAACCAAAACATGAACTTGTTGCAAGTTTAGGGGGAGTTCCAATTGATTACAAACAAGAAGATTTTGTTAAACAAATTTATAATTTGACAGGTGATGGCGTAGACGTTGTTTTCGATGCAATTGGTGGCAGTCACTTGTTTAGTTCGTACAAGGCACTACGCAACAAAGGACGATTGATTAATTACGGTTTTTCATCAGCTTTAACTACCAAGCACAATCGAAAAGTGAAGCTAGCTGCAAGTTTTCTTTTATTATCGTTGTTGCAGTTGTTACCAGATAGTCACCCAGTAGTTTTTTACAGTATTGCTGATAGTAAAAAGCGGCATTCAGACTGGTTTCGAGAAGATTTAACCACACTTTTAGACTTACTTGCACGTAAGCAAATTCAACCGATTATCGCCGAGCGCCTACCGCTAGAAAAAGCAGCTGATGCTCACAAATTACTAGAAACTTCCGCTGTCAGTGGTCAGCTAGTTTTGATGTGCAGCAATTGA
- the speB gene encoding agmatinase → MQSDFTPIQPISGTILPRYAGASTFARLPELRDVPHCDVAIVGIPFDAGTSFRPGARFGPHAIRQASRNLRTQYHPVYDVEPFKVQQVADAGDIACNPYNINDAIQQIETAATALLEQVGAIISLGGDHTIAFPLLKAINHRYGPVALVHFDAHLDTWDTYFGAPYTHGTPFRRAAEAGLFLDTASMHVGIRGPLYSRNDLSKDAELGFRIVHCDEFETIGISGVVERIRDRVGDYPLYLSIDIDVLDPAHAPGTGTPEIAGMTSRELLGVLRGLAGLSVISADIVEVAPAYDHAELTSLAAATVTYELINLLALSPKLNASTHKY, encoded by the coding sequence ATGCAATCTGATTTTACTCCGATTCAACCGATCAGCGGTACTATCTTGCCTCGCTACGCGGGAGCTTCAACGTTTGCGCGATTACCCGAACTGCGTGATGTACCGCACTGTGATGTAGCGATCGTCGGTATTCCTTTTGATGCGGGTACAAGTTTTCGTCCTGGCGCTCGGTTTGGACCGCACGCAATTCGTCAAGCGTCCAGAAATCTGCGCACGCAGTATCATCCTGTTTATGATGTTGAGCCGTTTAAAGTTCAACAAGTGGCAGATGCAGGAGATATTGCTTGCAATCCATACAATATTAACGATGCCATACAACAAATTGAGACGGCTGCAACTGCACTGTTAGAGCAAGTAGGTGCGATTATTAGCTTGGGTGGAGATCACACGATCGCCTTTCCGTTACTCAAAGCAATCAATCACCGCTACGGACCTGTGGCACTCGTCCATTTTGACGCGCATCTAGATACCTGGGATACTTACTTTGGTGCGCCTTACACGCATGGTACGCCTTTTCGCCGCGCGGCTGAAGCAGGGCTATTTTTAGATACCGCATCGATGCACGTTGGCATTCGCGGTCCACTTTATAGCCGCAACGACTTGAGCAAAGATGCTGAACTAGGTTTTCGCATTGTGCATTGCGATGAGTTTGAAACAATCGGGATTTCAGGCGTTGTTGAGCGAATTCGCGATCGCGTTGGCGATTATCCTCTCTATTTATCGATTGATATTGATGTCCTCGATCCTGCCCATGCTCCAGGCACAGGAACACCTGAAATAGCTGGCATGACAAGCCGCGAACTATTAGGCGTATTACGAGGGCTTGCGGGACTTTCGGTGATTTCAGCAGATATTGTCGAAGTCGCTCCTGCCTACGACCATGCCGAGTTGACTTCACTTGCCGCAGCTACCGTAACTTACGAGTTGATTAACCTGCTAGCACTTAGCCCAAAACTCAATGCATCTACTCACAAGTATTGA
- a CDS encoding amino acid ABC transporter ATP-binding protein, with protein sequence MLDSRVETQIIPAVELLHLRKSFGQLEVLHDINLRILPGETVCLLGPSGSGKSTLLRCINWLETPNSGEIYIHGTQMGRKTSRGKDTLMTEAELAKMRTRVSMVFQHFNLWPHMTVLENITEAPIHVQKRSKADAIAQAEQLLIKVGLLDKKNVYPARLSGGQKQRVAIARALAMKSEVILFDEPTSALDPELVGEVLSVMKTLAQEGMTMLIATHEMQFAKEVADRIVFMDAGRIIETAEPHSFFNQPKTARTKQFLERFS encoded by the coding sequence ATGCTAGATAGCCGAGTCGAAACACAAATAATACCTGCGGTGGAACTACTGCATTTGCGCAAAAGTTTTGGTCAACTTGAGGTATTACATGATATCAATTTACGGATTTTACCAGGAGAAACCGTTTGTTTATTGGGTCCTAGTGGTTCGGGAAAATCGACTTTACTACGTTGCATCAACTGGTTAGAAACTCCTAACTCTGGAGAGATTTATATTCATGGCACGCAGATGGGGCGCAAAACAAGTCGCGGGAAAGATACTCTCATGACCGAAGCAGAACTTGCCAAGATGCGAACTCGTGTCAGCATGGTTTTTCAACATTTTAACCTTTGGCCGCACATGACTGTTCTAGAAAATATCACGGAAGCCCCGATTCACGTTCAGAAGCGTTCTAAAGCTGACGCGATCGCCCAAGCCGAACAACTACTCATCAAAGTTGGGCTACTCGACAAAAAGAATGTTTATCCGGCGCGACTATCAGGGGGACAAAAGCAGCGAGTCGCGATCGCGCGGGCGCTAGCTATGAAGTCAGAAGTGATTTTATTCGATGAACCAACAAGTGCGCTCGATCCGGAGTTAGTTGGTGAAGTTCTGTCTGTCATGAAGACGCTTGCACAAGAAGGAATGACAATGCTTATCGCGACCCATGAAATGCAGTTTGCAAAAGAAGTTGCCGATCGCATCGTGTTTATGGACGCAGGTAGAATTATTGAGACGGCTGAACCACACAGTTTCTTTAACCAGCCTAAAACGGCTCGAACGAAACAATTCTTAGAGCGATTTTCCTAG
- a CDS encoding DUF4327 family protein → MATTVKYDIAAIKDEARQLVEKGLVDRQQPIYALCKYIPGRDWVCVELELEENDFLLRDRIIDLLSKEKWEED, encoded by the coding sequence ATGGCTACCACAGTTAAATACGATATTGCTGCAATTAAAGATGAAGCTCGTCAACTCGTCGAAAAAGGACTGGTTGACCGTCAACAGCCAATTTATGCTTTGTGCAAATACATTCCTGGGCGTGACTGGGTTTGTGTAGAACTTGAGCTAGAAGAAAATGATTTTTTGCTCAGAGATCGCATTATAGATCTACTGAGCAAGGAGAAATGGGAGGAAGATTAA
- a CDS encoding amino acid ABC transporter permease, whose protein sequence is MSIQFNVIFDNLPRFLEGLWNTIWLCTAGMALSLLLGILLLIPLISHSQIARTSVQSFVDAARAVPFLMLAYVIYYGLPSLGITLDNWTTAVVTIVVYNTAYIAEILRSAWASLPFGQIEAGRAYGFTGWQLIRRIILPQILLFSVPVLGNQFIQIIKDSAFLSIITIQELTFVARSIQSTYYVPFESFFVAAVLYWLLCLTVELCVSKVETFRSIYAR, encoded by the coding sequence ATGAGCATTCAATTTAATGTGATTTTTGATAATCTTCCTCGGTTTCTTGAAGGCTTATGGAATACAATTTGGCTCTGCACTGCTGGTATGGCTTTATCATTACTGCTTGGTATTCTCTTATTAATTCCATTAATTTCGCACTCTCAAATTGCTCGTACTTCAGTACAAAGCTTTGTCGATGCAGCAAGAGCCGTTCCTTTTTTGATGCTGGCGTATGTTATCTATTATGGTCTGCCTTCATTAGGAATAACACTAGACAATTGGACGACTGCTGTTGTGACAATTGTTGTCTATAACACAGCTTACATAGCGGAAATTTTACGTTCTGCTTGGGCAAGTTTACCCTTTGGACAAATTGAAGCAGGACGTGCTTATGGGTTTACAGGTTGGCAACTAATAAGACGCATTATTTTGCCCCAAATCTTGTTGTTCTCTGTACCTGTATTAGGTAATCAATTTATTCAAATCATTAAAGATTCTGCGTTTCTCTCTATTATCACAATTCAAGAATTAACTTTTGTAGCAAGGTCAATTCAATCGACTTATTATGTTCCATTTGAGTCATTTTTTGTCGCCGCAGTGCTGTATTGGTTGTTATGTTTAACGGTTGAACTATGTGTAAGTAAAGTTGAAACCTTTAGGAGTATTTATGCTAGATAG
- a CDS encoding Lrp/AsnC family transcriptional regulator, translating into MNQPHIGTGAPIMLDNLDREIIGLLKVDGRMSFTEVAKKLNLPEATARYRVQRLLQSKIIKIHASPNPEHLGTPHIVIVQLFVENSKIDAVAAALVEIEEVQFVAVTAGHHNIVIDVSFGAHSEMLAFYAKLHQIPGIIRYESQVVMKLLKAEYKYVLS; encoded by the coding sequence ATGAATCAACCGCACATAGGCACCGGCGCACCCATTATGCTGGACAATCTTGACCGCGAAATCATTGGTCTGCTAAAAGTTGACGGACGAATGTCTTTTACCGAAGTTGCTAAGAAACTGAATCTTCCAGAAGCTACGGCGCGTTATCGAGTGCAACGCCTTTTGCAATCTAAAATTATCAAAATTCATGCTTCTCCTAATCCAGAGCATCTCGGTACACCGCACATTGTCATTGTTCAGCTTTTTGTCGAGAACAGCAAAATCGATGCTGTCGCCGCAGCACTTGTTGAGATTGAAGAAGTTCAGTTTGTCGCTGTAACGGCTGGACATCACAACATCGTGATTGATGTCAGTTTTGGCGCGCATAGCGAAATGTTGGCATTCTACGCCAAGTTACACCAGATTCCAGGCATTATCCGTTATGAATCTCAAGTTGTCATGAAACTCCTGAAGGCTGAGTATAAGTATGTGCTGAGTTAA
- a CDS encoding amino acid ABC transporter permease: MGDLEYLFYGLVITCITSLMGVIIGIPLGLAVALGRVKKIPIVSQLLTLYVSFIRSLPLVLLVLWLYFGIPFLGINLDAFVAGSIALAINHSAFISEIWRSAILNFSVEQVEAAKAFGMTQNQAFVRIILPQVWRASLPAIANEITFIVKASPAVGVIGINDLTRRASQLAASNFQPLTMTAIAMLFYILLLFGFTRLTRTIDYRMHQRYELI, encoded by the coding sequence ATGGGAGATTTAGAATATTTGTTCTACGGATTGGTAATTACCTGCATCACTTCTTTAATGGGCGTTATCATCGGAATTCCTTTGGGCTTAGCTGTCGCTTTAGGGAGAGTTAAAAAGATTCCTATTGTAAGTCAACTATTAACACTATACGTCAGCTTCATCCGCAGTTTACCACTCGTTCTTCTAGTTCTTTGGCTATATTTTGGCATACCCTTTTTAGGTATCAATTTAGACGCATTTGTCGCCGGTAGCATTGCCCTAGCAATTAATCATTCTGCCTTTATTAGTGAGATTTGGCGCTCAGCCATCCTTAACTTCTCAGTGGAACAAGTTGAAGCAGCAAAAGCTTTTGGAATGACCCAAAATCAAGCATTCGTTCGCATCATCTTACCACAGGTGTGGCGGGCTAGTTTGCCAGCGATCGCTAATGAAATTACATTCATTGTCAAAGCGAGTCCAGCGGTAGGCGTAATCGGAATTAATGATTTAACTCGCCGTGCTAGTCAGTTAGCTGCCAGTAATTTTCAGCCTTTAACGATGACTGCGATCGCCATGCTGTTTTATATCCTTCTTTTGTTTGGCTTTACTCGTTTAACTCGCACAATCGATTATCGAATGCATCAGAGGTATGAATTAATATGA
- a CDS encoding 2Fe-2S iron-sulfur cluster-binding protein → MKTYRIELINRDRFVVEVAENQYILDAIEATGLRLPVGCRYGACITCAARLVAGKVNQSKALALKPSHKDIGYVLLCIAYPQSDCQLEVGVESQTQLYVNPFKGY, encoded by the coding sequence ATGAAAACTTATCGAATTGAACTTATTAACCGCGATCGCTTTGTTGTTGAAGTTGCAGAAAATCAGTACATTTTAGATGCAATTGAAGCCACAGGATTACGCTTACCTGTAGGTTGCCGTTACGGGGCTTGTATTACCTGTGCTGCCCGCTTGGTTGCCGGAAAAGTTAATCAGTCAAAAGCTTTAGCATTAAAGCCATCACACAAAGACATAGGGTATGTTTTACTTTGCATTGCTTATCCACAATCCGATTGTCAGCTGGAAGTTGGTGTCGAATCACAAACTCAACTTTATGTTAACCCTTTTAAAGGTTATTAA
- a CDS encoding creatininase — protein sequence MHPLMMGSLSWIEYQQRLQEENAIVLIPCGALEQHGPHLPLGTDALLSTSVAQSVAEQINGIVAPTFSYGYKSQPKSGGGQCFPGTTSLDGNSLSQSIRDVVRELARQGANQLVLVNGHYENQWFLTEGIELAIRDVGSSSPLRVMRLEYWDFLTSDILDQVFPDGFPGFALEHAAVIETSLMAHYHANLVRLDRIPDVPLHEFPSYDVFPQRSDWVHPSGVLSSAKSASAEKGKLMANHIATGIAVAIQQEFGAKHFAVNKTAPR from the coding sequence ATGCATCCATTAATGATGGGTTCATTGAGTTGGATTGAATATCAACAGCGTCTTCAAGAGGAAAATGCGATCGTTCTGATTCCTTGCGGCGCGTTAGAACAGCATGGTCCACATTTACCATTAGGGACTGATGCATTGCTGAGTACATCTGTTGCACAGAGCGTAGCAGAACAAATTAATGGCATCGTTGCACCAACATTTAGTTATGGCTACAAATCTCAACCGAAATCGGGTGGTGGACAGTGCTTCCCTGGAACGACTAGCTTAGATGGCAATAGCCTGAGCCAATCGATTCGCGACGTGGTGCGCGAACTCGCGCGTCAAGGTGCAAACCAACTTGTTTTAGTAAATGGACACTATGAGAATCAATGGTTTCTTACTGAAGGAATTGAGCTAGCAATCCGCGATGTGGGTAGTTCTTCCCCGTTGCGGGTGATGCGGCTAGAGTATTGGGATTTTCTTACGAGCGATATATTAGACCAAGTATTTCCCGACGGCTTTCCAGGATTTGCACTCGAACACGCGGCTGTGATTGAAACGTCATTAATGGCACATTACCATGCAAACTTAGTGCGCCTCGATCGCATTCCAGATGTGCCCCTGCACGAATTTCCGAGTTATGATGTTTTTCCCCAACGTTCAGATTGGGTTCATCCATCAGGCGTTCTTTCATCAGCCAAATCTGCGAGTGCCGAAAAAGGCAAACTTATGGCAAATCACATTGCGACTGGTATTGCAGTTGCTATTCAACAAGAATTTGGTGCTAAACATTTCGCGGTAAATAAAACTGCGCCACGCTAA
- a CDS encoding aromatic ring-hydroxylating dioxygenase subunit alpha, which translates to MLSDTLIDDPILYNAWHVVALADDLKANRPLQVHLLGNAIALWRTDEKIVACQDRCPHRGVSLSMGWIECNKAIVCPYHAMSFDADGHCTRIPADLKITSFPQTANIRTYHVKEKYGFIWVALGEPEQDIPTFAEWEQTDAIAFQCGPYFINASAPRIVENFVDIAHFPFTHRGFLGDPEFPEVPNYTLAVDADSISASDIHFYQPNPEGTGEAKSVSYVYKIVRPLVACFRKGDDTKYFSIFLTVTPVEETRSVAWLGVSRNYAPEMSNDELRRFQDDVMAQDIPMVESQRPQKLPLNLQQEFHFPCDKMSIAYRKWLKQINLQFGTC; encoded by the coding sequence ATGCTGAGTGATACCCTAATTGACGATCCGATTTTATATAACGCATGGCACGTAGTTGCGCTAGCCGACGATCTTAAAGCTAATCGACCCTTGCAAGTTCATCTACTTGGAAATGCGATCGCCCTTTGGCGGACTGACGAAAAAATCGTTGCTTGTCAAGACCGCTGTCCGCATCGCGGTGTATCACTGTCAATGGGTTGGATCGAGTGCAACAAGGCGATCGTGTGTCCTTATCACGCGATGTCATTTGATGCAGATGGACATTGTACCCGCATTCCAGCAGATTTAAAAATTACTTCTTTTCCGCAAACTGCTAACATTCGCACCTATCACGTTAAAGAAAAATATGGCTTTATTTGGGTAGCTTTGGGCGAACCTGAGCAAGATATTCCTACATTTGCAGAGTGGGAGCAAACAGATGCGATCGCATTTCAGTGTGGACCTTACTTTATTAACGCTAGTGCGCCTCGTATTGTCGAAAACTTTGTTGATATTGCGCACTTTCCCTTTACGCATCGAGGTTTTCTCGGCGATCCAGAATTTCCAGAAGTCCCAAATTACACGTTAGCTGTTGATGCAGACAGTATTAGCGCTAGTGATATTCACTTTTATCAGCCTAATCCAGAAGGTACTGGAGAAGCTAAGTCAGTTTCTTACGTTTATAAAATTGTCCGACCTTTGGTAGCTTGTTTTCGCAAAGGCGACGATACAAAATATTTCTCTATTTTCTTGACAGTAACACCTGTTGAGGAAACTCGAAGTGTTGCTTGGCTAGGTGTTTCTAGAAACTACGCACCAGAAATGTCCAACGATGAATTGCGCCGCTTTCAAGACGATGTCATGGCGCAGGATATACCAATGGTAGAGTCACAACGTCCGCAGAAACTGCCACTCAATTTACAACAAGAATTCCATTTTCCCTGCGACAAAATGTCGATTGCTTACCGCAAGTGGTTAAAGCAAATCAATCTGCAATTTGGTACTTGCTAG
- a CDS encoding alkaline phosphatase family protein has translation MSRLNSLRAIATNQLCLLKQALERLLRFGRAKLFQRFILIVLTVFILAVFAHSTTARTTTDRLKQPKIIVISIDGAMPSTVDRYLSTGVLKSDRGIGRLKRRGVSAKQNITVTPSLTAPAHIAIGTGSTAVSNNINANNFHLVVSPFAQNISGFAAPIGGYSIGRDGPVNDRAQTAESLWVALRNQGKKVVAATFPGADGIDVTIPGIDNSPILQPARDRTVDYTVPYGTFGGVGARGFSLTAADFSLAPSSTIEQLKAAAKVSYSPILQKTTSLESFTTGGVDYTIQVAALDTTDDKTVNYDTLVFFDQNQGIQPGPFNLPSTGPAYIRASDRTSRRFYLEGNENKAGTSFYVTKLAPDLSQVRFARYSVNYIPRNPAVLADVDDINNNVGFWISEADFRIPQQISPGFTDFPEIEREAIYQDQVRTFVDYQTRIALRAISQNPDADLVLTYIQQPDGAWHQFLLTDPRQPSDISDPNSIGNNQDQEKIKRYQSYLQRAYQAADDAVERIIQAVGTDRFGRPRSNIILLSDHGFETFHTAVSINNFLSSRGFDNTKVRAVSSGPAVNIYINLQGREPDGIVTPQEYVTLQRQIVQALGELVDTNPNYTRGQTQPVFAQIYSRPVPNDPNDPRFGLDTNEFIGQDYGDVFAILSVGYNFDGTQNPVVQRLGDVTTENPVLSVPSFYGAHGYDSTLPSMSAILYAAGPNIGRGTIRQVRNIDIAPTINRLLRVRSAPTVQGKALNLGRLPRYRR, from the coding sequence ATGAGCAGGTTAAATAGCCTCAGGGCGATCGCCACCAACCAACTTTGTTTGCTAAAGCAAGCGCTAGAAAGACTATTGCGGTTTGGAAGAGCAAAGTTATTTCAGCGATTTATTCTCATTGTATTGACTGTATTTATCCTAGCAGTCTTTGCTCACTCAACTACTGCAAGAACTACAACAGACAGGTTAAAGCAACCCAAGATAATTGTCATTTCAATCGATGGTGCCATGCCATCAACAGTTGACCGCTACTTATCTACTGGCGTTCTAAAATCAGACCGAGGCATAGGACGACTCAAGCGACGAGGAGTTTCAGCTAAACAGAATATCACAGTCACCCCATCACTTACTGCTCCGGCTCATATTGCCATAGGCACGGGTTCAACAGCTGTGAGCAACAATATCAACGCTAATAATTTTCACTTAGTTGTCAGCCCATTTGCACAAAATATTAGTGGCTTTGCTGCTCCCATTGGCGGTTACTCAATAGGTAGAGATGGACCTGTTAACGATCGTGCTCAAACTGCTGAGTCATTGTGGGTTGCTTTACGCAATCAAGGTAAAAAAGTCGTTGCAGCAACGTTTCCTGGTGCAGATGGCATAGATGTTACCATTCCTGGCATTGACAATAGCCCAATTTTGCAACCTGCTCGCGATCGCACCGTAGACTATACAGTACCTTACGGGACATTTGGTGGTGTCGGAGCCAGAGGCTTTAGCTTAACAGCAGCAGATTTTAGCTTAGCCCCCAGTAGCACAATCGAACAACTAAAAGCCGCCGCGAAAGTTTCCTATAGCCCAATTTTGCAAAAAACGACTTCCCTAGAGAGTTTTACCACTGGGGGAGTTGACTATACAATTCAAGTTGCCGCACTTGACACGACGGATGATAAAACAGTCAACTACGATACTTTGGTCTTCTTTGACCAAAACCAGGGTATTCAACCTGGACCTTTTAATTTACCATCCACAGGTCCTGCATATATTCGTGCCAGCGATCGCACATCTCGTCGATTTTACCTAGAAGGTAACGAGAATAAAGCAGGAACGAGTTTCTATGTCACCAAGCTAGCCCCCGATCTATCCCAAGTGCGGTTTGCTCGCTATTCTGTCAACTATATTCCTCGTAACCCAGCAGTTTTAGCAGATGTAGATGATATCAATAATAATGTCGGGTTTTGGATTTCTGAAGCAGACTTTCGCATTCCGCAGCAAATTAGCCCTGGATTTACTGATTTTCCTGAAATAGAACGCGAAGCCATTTATCAAGACCAAGTCCGCACCTTTGTCGATTATCAAACTCGGATAGCTTTGCGAGCAATCAGCCAGAACCCTGATGCAGATTTAGTCCTCACCTATATTCAGCAACCCGATGGTGCTTGGCATCAGTTTTTATTGACAGATCCGCGTCAACCATCTGATATTAGCGATCCAAACTCAATCGGTAATAATCAAGACCAAGAAAAGATTAAGCGGTATCAAAGCTACTTGCAAAGAGCTTATCAAGCTGCTGATGATGCTGTTGAGCGAATTATTCAAGCTGTTGGTACAGATCGCTTTGGTAGACCTAGAAGTAATATTATTTTACTTTCCGACCACGGGTTTGAAACTTTTCATACCGCAGTAAGTATCAACAATTTTCTGAGTAGCAGAGGCTTTGATAATACTAAAGTACGTGCTGTTTCCTCTGGTCCTGCGGTAAACATTTATATTAACTTACAAGGTAGAGAACCAGATGGTATTGTCACACCGCAAGAATATGTCACTTTGCAGCGGCAGATTGTCCAAGCTTTAGGAGAATTAGTAGACACTAATCCCAACTACACGCGCGGTCAAACCCAACCTGTTTTTGCTCAGATTTACAGTCGTCCTGTTCCTAACGATCCTAACGACCCTAGGTTTGGTCTAGACACTAATGAGTTTATCGGTCAGGATTATGGCGATGTGTTTGCAATTCTGAGTGTTGGCTACAACTTCGATGGCACTCAAAATCCTGTAGTGCAACGTTTAGGAGATGTAACAACTGAGAATCCTGTATTGTCAGTTCCAAGTTTTTATGGCGCACATGGTTATGATTCAACTTTGCCTTCGATGAGTGCAATTCTATATGCTGCAGGTCCGAATATTGGTCGAGGCACGATCCGTCAAGTACGCAATATTGATATTGCACCTACTATTAATCGGCTTTTAAGGGTGAGGTCTGCACCAACTGTCCAAGGTAAAGCACTTAATTTGGGTAGATTACCAAGATATCGGCGCTGA
- a CDS encoding transporter substrate-binding domain-containing protein gives MNYRIRRANYWLRFGILVAIALFTFTIAVACSPSSSQVSGGTQEITVATEDDYPPYDFLQNGKHVGYNQELLELVTRDAPFTVKQEILPFQGILTGIAANRYDATNAAIAILEERLTAIDFTMPITDITNYLIKRRGDSINSIADLAGKTVGVQQGSITAKIIAEVVNPQLKAQGKAAARTTEYGAFAEAYQDLENKRVDAVLNNLVALTQVMKAKPNVFEVVQEPVGDKVYAAWAVRKGRQDILQVFNDGLAKAKADGTLKQLQQKWLGVTFDLPNEPRLPGDRPIPTS, from the coding sequence ATGAATTATAGAATTCGACGCGCAAACTACTGGCTGCGATTCGGTATTTTAGTTGCGATCGCACTTTTCACCTTCACCATCGCGGTTGCTTGTTCGCCTTCATCGAGTCAAGTTTCTGGAGGAACGCAAGAAATCACCGTTGCAACTGAAGATGATTATCCTCCCTACGATTTTCTCCAAAATGGCAAACACGTCGGTTACAACCAAGAACTTTTAGAGTTAGTGACAAGAGATGCACCTTTTACAGTCAAGCAAGAAATTTTACCATTTCAAGGAATTTTGACTGGAATTGCTGCTAATAGATACGATGCGACAAATGCAGCGATCGCCATACTAGAAGAACGCTTAACAGCTATCGATTTCACAATGCCAATCACCGATATTACTAACTACCTAATTAAACGACGTGGAGACTCGATCAACTCAATTGCTGACTTAGCAGGTAAGACAGTCGGCGTACAACAAGGGAGTATTACTGCCAAAATTATTGCCGAAGTAGTCAATCCTCAACTTAAAGCACAAGGAAAAGCAGCAGCAAGAACAACTGAATATGGCGCTTTTGCCGAAGCTTATCAAGACTTAGAAAACAAACGAGTTGATGCAGTTCTGAATAATTTAGTTGCACTGACTCAAGTGATGAAAGCCAAGCCCAATGTATTTGAGGTAGTCCAAGAACCCGTAGGCGATAAAGTTTATGCAGCATGGGCAGTGCGAAAAGGTAGACAAGATATCTTGCAAGTTTTCAATGACGGACTTGCTAAAGCTAAAGCAGATGGCACGCTCAAACAATTACAACAAAAGTGGCTGGGAGTGACTTTTGATCTACCCAATGAACCTAGACTTCCTGGCGATCGACCAATCCCTACCTCGTAA